Part of the Aquila chrysaetos chrysaetos chromosome 6, bAquChr1.4, whole genome shotgun sequence genome, CAGTGGGGAGGCATCAAAATTCATGGGTCTGTCCATCTGCTACCTGAAATAGCTGCGCTGggcaccaaaaataaaaacaaaccactgcTTTGTGTTCAAAGCCCCCTTTTTGCCTGCTTTAATTTGACCAACGCCATTTATTCTTCTGCTTAACAAGGCCACATACTTGTGCCTGGTGAGAAATAAGCCCAGGGCAGATTTTAGCTGGCAGAACTCAGCTGGAGCACCAGCAACTGGGCTCAAATCaagaattaataataattaaaaataatgctgcttttgGGTGGCAATGAGGCAGGGGAAAGCTTGCACCCCAAAAGCATCCCTCTGCCAAAAGCGGGGTGCAGGGATGCTCGAGCCCCGGGTTGGGCTGGCTCTGATGGAGGTGGGCAGCAGCTTCATCCCGGGAAAACCAAGCACCGGCTTTGCTCCCCGCTTGCTCCTGAAAACAGGATGCAGAGGGTgggtggggtgtggggaggTGACAGCACAAAGCACTTCTGTGCAGCACACCCCCACGGGACCGGCATCGTGCCCCCACGGGAGCGGCATCGCCCCGCCGCTGCCATCGCTCCGCAGATGGACGCGGTCCAGCCACCCACGGTCCTGGCCACCCTGGTGGGGGTCAACCCGCCTGGCTGGGGGGAGCCTGGCAATGATGGATACGGGAGCTATGACCACCCAAACCCCCTATTTTAGAGGATTGCGCTGCAAATGGTGCTGAAACCtggaagatgaggaggagaagaaaggtcTCGTGGGGCATCCAGGGACCAGGCAGGGTGGGAGTGCCGGGGTCTTGCCGGtttctggggaggggagggaggcagcgggCGGCAAGAGGGCAGGGTTAGGGATCAGACGTACTCCCGAGTCGTCGAAGGCTGCGACTGTCGGTAGTACTGCTGTCCTCGCCGCTCTTTGGcggggcaggagcagcacaggagggaCCCCCCCAGCACGGTGAGGCTGGCGGCCCCCCAGCCGACGAAGAGAGCTGAGCCGAATTCGTACCTgcggggagagagagaggggggagcattggggagggggggagctgGAAGAGGCAGAAGTGCAAACTGAGGTGGGCACAAGGATGCTCGAAGCCCTGACGAGGCTACAGGCGACACTGAGGCAGATATTGGTTCTTCTTCTCTCTGGCCACCCCCATCTTTTACGCTGGCCAAATCCAGTGACTAGGTTTCCCCGTGCTTTAATCCTCCCTTGGACTGAAACCCCACGTGAGCGCTTTTACTCTGTCCCAGTGCAAAGTTGGCGCTAGTACCGACTAAATCTTTAGCATCGGGGAGACCTTCCGCACCATGGCAGCTGTGGGGTGACACAGGTCCCACCCTGTGTGGGACATCTGCCTACGACCCAGCGCGTTGCCAAAACTGGCAAGGGAAGGTCCTATGGGAAGCGCAGGGACAAGATGGGATTCAGATAAAGAGCATCCCCTGAGCCGGGCTCTTACCTGGCGTTGATGGGGACGGTGCTCTCTCTGAAGAATTCGTAGGTGACCTGTGTTGCATACAGGGACACGGCGGCCAACGTGCACAGACCTGGACATGGAATcgcagaatggtttgggttgaagggacctttaaaggtcatctagtccaatcaccctgcaatgagcagggacatcttcaactagacaTCAAACCTTGAACATCAACAACACCCAGCCCATCACCAaacctctccccttcctccatcaaacagcttttaaaaggtGTTTGAGGTCTTCTGCATCAGAGAGGTGCAAAGGCTGGAGCTGCCTTACCGGAGAGGACAAAGAGGATGCCTCCAGCAACAGCGATGCGGCTCTTGGTAATGGGATCCTCTTCGCCAACTTTGGTGCATTTCATGCCCACCACGCTCACAATGATGCCGAAGAAGCCCAGGAGGAGAGAAATCACCATGAGAGCCCGGGAGGTCTGGATGTGAACTGTaagcgggggtggggggggagaaaagcCGCTCGCCAGCATGTGCTTTCGGCCACAGCCGGACTCCGAAAGCAAGGTCACCTCGTCCCACGCCGGGGATGAACCTGTCCTTAACCCTGTCCTTGCTGCGTGGCTCCCATGtcaccccttccccagcctgggagacctcagctcagctcagggCACCGCTCCCAATGTCTTCCCTGACCTTCCTCCCTGCCACACTCATCCTCGCCATGATTTCCTGGGCTGGGAAACACCTTGCCCACAGCGGCACCACAGTCCCCAAATGCCACAAGGGTGATGCACAGCCCCGGGGCTCGTGATGTCCCCATGGGGCACTGTCAGTCCCCAAACTTGATGCCCACCCTGGAGGTCAGACCCACaggggccggggtgggggggtctcAGACACACAAAGGGGCTCAAACCCATGGAGACAAGAGGGGGTCAgacctgggggggggtgtcaggggcCAAGAGGGGCTCAGacccactgggtggagggggaagaCTTGGACCCACATTGTGGCTCAGACCAGTGGAGGGGTAAAGGGGGCTCAGGCGCATTAGAGGGGCTCAGACCCATGGCGGGGGGGTTGCACAAGAGGGCTCAGACCTACAGAGGACTCAGACCACTGGTGGGGCCAGGGAAGCTCAGACCCCCAGGGGCACTCAGACGTGGAGAGGGTACAGATTTGTTGGGGGGTTCAAACCCACAGAGGGGCTCAAACCCACGGGAGGCTGACTCCAACCCACAGAGGGGCTCAGACCCTTATCAGGGAAGGGGTCAAACCCACAGAGGCGCTTGGACCCATATGGGCGTGTCAAACCCATAAGATGGGCTCAGACCCTTAAGGGGGGGGGGTCAAACCCATAAGAGGGGCTCAGACCCAtatgggggggggtgtcaaaCCCATAAGAGGGGCTCAGACCcctacggggggggggggtgtcaaaCCCATAAGAGGGGCTCATACTCATATAGCAGCTTCAAACCCAGAGAGGAGCTCAGACCTGCAGGGGGGCACGGGCAGTTCAGACACACAGGGGCGCTCACACCCACGGAAGGGGGTGTCTCTATCCCACGGAAAGAAGTTAGGCTCATCCCCACGGGGCCCCGGtcccttcaccccccccccatcccatcctCCCCGCCCCGTACCCACCGTCGAGGGAGAGGAGTGAGTCGTGGAGGCGGCACTGGACCTGCCCGGTGCTCTGGGCTGCGCAGCTCATCCACAGCCCCTCGTGAAGTCCCACGGCCGTAATGATGGCGTCCCCGGCGTACGAACTCTGCCTCCACTGCGGCAGCACGGCCGCCGCCAGCGCCGCCACCCACCCGCCCAGCCCCGCCAGGTACCCGGCCAGctcccgcgccccgccgcccatcgccgccgccgcctcccgcctgCCCGCGCCGCGCTCCCCCCCCACGGCCACGGCCACGGCCCGCCGCGGCCACGCCCACGCCCCTCCCGGCCACGCCCCCTCACCACTCGGCCACGCCCCCGGGGAGATTTGGCCGgagggggctgggaggagggaaaaggacatggggggggggggggggtgttggatCCGGGAGGGGGAAACTGGGATCTCATGGGGAGCAGATTTGGGGTCCCACAGGGGGAGATTTGGGTCTGGGAGAAGCAGGAAGattggggtcctgggggggatttgggacttgggggggggggggggggggagatttgGGTCTTGAGTGGGAAATTTGCggcctgggggaggggggaagattGGGGTCCTGGGGGAGATTTGGGGCTTTTGGGGGGAGATTTGGggcctgggggaggggggaagattGGGCTCCTGGGGGAGATTTGGGTCTTGAGTGGGAGATTTGGGgcctgggggaagggggaagattGGTGTCCTGGGGCATGGGGATTTGGGGCCTGGGGGAGGATTTGGATCTGGGGGGGTGGAGGATTTAGGTCAGGGTAGGGTGTTTTGGGTCTGGGGCAATTTGGGTACTGGGGGGAAGATTTGAGGCCTCGGGGGCgatttggggttggggggggttgggTCTGGAGGAGGAGATTTGGGGCCTGGAGGGGGGGAGATTTAgattgaggggggggggtgattTAGGGCCGGGGGGGTGATTTgagtcttgggggggggggaagaataGGGTCTTGGGGGGGGAGATTTGGGGCACGGGGGGTATTTGGGTCTTGAGGGAGGTGGGGACCCGCCAAGCAACAGTGGAGGGAGATGGGAAAATGGGGGTCCCcaagggaggcagggaagggggactGGGGGAAGGTGAGCCCCCAACCCATCCCTGACCCCTTGCACCCCTGCCCGTGGGCCAGGACCCCCCTCCAGCCGCAGAGGCCCCGGGGGTGGCTCCAGGAATTTGGCACGGGAGTGGAGAAGGGGGTCGtgcccccccacacccccaggCCTGACCCTCGCCTCTCCACGGGGGGAATCCGGGCACGCCACCGCAGCATCAACAAGAGCCACCATTGATGGTGCAGGGGGGACACGTGCCACCGCCCCGGTGACACCAAGCAAGTGGCAGCCCCAGGACCTGGCAATCGTTAACCGCCCCGACCTCATCAGCAGTCTGCTCACGCGCTCGGCCGGCCGGGGTCGGACACCGGGATGGTGGGCAACCACCAGCGGGACCATCCATTCATCCCAGAGAAACAGTCCCCCAGGacccctcctctcccactctGATGCTGAACGGGACCTGCCCTACGCCCTCTCCAAATATTATAGGGGTGCCCAGCTCCGGCGGCGTGGGGCGGGATTTATTTACTCACATTCCCCAGATGGTTATGGTAATGGCCGGACACCCACGGGAACAATTCGATGCCCTGTTTGGGGGGTGCCACGGTGCTCAATGTCCTTCTTGTTCAAGGACGGTTCCCTCCCTAAAAtcgtgggtcccttcccacgCTGCAGGAGCGGGGTCCAGGGGATGCTGTGGGGCTTATGTAGGGGTTGCAGCACCCATGGGACCTGCTTGCCCCTCAAAAAGTCCCCCTTGTCCCCCCAAAAATGCCTTCCTGGGATTGCAGGGCTGCAAAACCCTCAGGTAAATGTTTGCAAGGAGGGAAGGATGTGTCCCACCACCAGATGACAGCCAAGGGGGCAGGGTGGACAGCAGCCTCTGGCCCCCCCTTGCTCAGCAGGCGacagcttagaaaaaaaacccctgcctTTATTCACCcattttctgcagaaggcaCTTAAATAGCCGCAGGGTCAGCTGAGCAGCAAGGCACGTGTCTGCTACTGTGGCACCGGGTCCTCACCCCTAAAAAAGCATCCCTCCCTtgtcccccacctccctccccagagTCTCTGCAATACCCCCAGGTCAGCTCCGCAGGGGGGATGCTGGATGCTGGATGCTGCAGGGGTGGTGCAGGGCATCCCCCAATTCCCCATCCCATGTCGgttgggggcagagggggggtCCTGTCCATCAGCCCCACGGCTGAGCAGCCTGAAGCCGCAACGCTGGTGTTCCTGGTCCCGGCAGGGAGGTCCTGGTCCCCATGGGACATCACAGCTCATCCTTCCCCCCCGCGACGGCAGCTGGCGGTTCCTGCTCCGGCTCTGTCTCTGGCAGCAAATCTCCCTCTTCCGCACTGAAAAGCATCTTCACCAGGTCGTCTGCCTGCACGCGCTCCTGTGGGGCAAGACCCACGGGGATAAGCACGGCCATtgttccccccaaaaaaaccccacccgctgctggggagggggcttaCCCGCTCGCTGTGTCGAGGGTCCAGAGTGAACCAGAGGGCGATGGCACAGCGTTGGCCCTTGGTCACGGCTTTCACCCCGTGGGGGTTCTCCGAGCCGGAGGAGAAGCCCACGGCACGGCCACACTGCGGCTGAACCTCTGCCTGTCATGGATGGGAGACCCCAGTCAGGATGCACCCAGTGGGCAAGGGGGTGAGCTGGTCCCCCCCAACCCAACTTCATCCCTTGCGGTGGCACAGGGCATGGGGCCAGGGGTTTGGTGCTGCACGTGGATCCTCAAGGAGCTGAGCTACTTACGGTCTCTGTCTTGGCATCCAGCTCGGTGAAGTAGAAAGCTCCTCCTTCAAAGTCCCCGTTGAGGTAGAGGATGGCACTAAACGAAGCAGGGGACAAGTGGAGGTGACGACCATCACCCCAGGCCACAGCTCTAGCAACTGGGACCACCCCCAATGCCATGGCAAGAGCCAGAGGCAGGAAAGCCCGGGTTGGGCTGTCCTCCCACTCTGCTCCTTCCAACCCAGGTGCCAACCAAGCCATGGTGCCCTCACGTGGGGAAGCTCTGGCTGATGGACACCACCGGTACCTGTAATCCCGAAAGGTGTAGGCTGGAGGTTCCTTCACGCACACCAGGGCCTCTGCGTTGAGGATGCAGTTGTCCACGTGCACCTCATGGCTGTTATCACTCCGGCCTTCTTGCTTCTCTAGAGTGGAAGAAGACCTGGCACATCAGGACCCCTTTGTCCCTGCAGGACCGGGGTCCGTCCCCAAGCTGCATGTGCTTGGAGGTGACAAGAAAGTCACGTGTAGCCTAAAGCCCTTCCACTTGCTGGAGCGTGGACCATGAGGGGCCATTTGGAGGGCACAAGCCCCCATTGACTCGTCCCATGGCATCTCCATGGCCCTCCAAGACAcagcctctcccagcacccAATCCCAAATGCCTCCAGGTGCTGAAATCTCTTACGGCATAAAGCCACCTGCCCCCTTAGAGGCAACCAACAGAGCTGCTCATCTTCCCAAACTGGGCTTAGGGACAAGCTCCCCACGCCTGCCTTTTGGGAAAAGGAGCAGGTTAGGGAGCAGCAAGGAGGTCTCTAAGGAAACGTCCAAGGCCAGACCACTCCAGCTGTTGGAGAGAACCCAGACAGGACAAGAGGCTGAAGGAGACTCGCTTCTCCTCAGGTTGTGTTCCTCCAAGGCCATGCTCACCATCGATGGCTGTGCGGCACACCAGGTGGGAGTAGGAGAAGTGTAGCGGGACCTCCAGGCGGAAGTAGGACTCCATCATGTGCCGCACCTTCTCTGTCACGTTGTAGTAGAGGTAGGCGCTCTGCAGGGGCACCTTGCCCTCCTGGCCCAGCTGCGGGGGACAGAAAGGACATGGGCTCAGCCCCAGGTGGGTTGGGCAAGCacgggcagctgcctgccttcaAACCCACCCCCTCCCTTGTCTCCACAGCCtgtttctcccccctccccacagccaccCTAACCTTGAGGGCCTTGAGGACAGTCACACCATAGAAGGTCTCGCTGGGAGTGTGAGGAGATGTCTTCCCACGATAGCCGTCCCCGGCCGAGGCAGCTGCCTGTAAAACCCAATTAGTGTTACGGGTCTGACTTCTGAGCCGCAGGATGGGACCCTTCAGCATCCCCTGCCCGCTCCTCCCGTCCCCGTGCTCACGTTGGTGAGTCTCTGCAGCTCCCGGCACTCCTCAGCAGAAAGGACTCCATCCACCACGACGCGCTGGGAGCCGTTCAGGGTCTTGGAGTTCATGGTGACACTGGCTCCTTCGTACACCAAGGGGCCACCTGTGGCACAAATGGGATCAGGAGGACGCAGGGATGGGTGCCACCAACTCTGGGGTACAGCGCTGTGGGAAGCTCTGGTCCTGCCACCTGCTCCTGCCACCACCCACGTGGAGGGACCGTGAGCTGGCAGTGGGGGACACGGAggtccccatcccacctccccTCCTGGCCCTCCACACCTTCTCGGATGAACTTGCTCATATCGGCAGACTCCTTGGCCTTCTCCTCCACCAGCGTCTCGATCTCCTTCATGAGGTTGCCAATCTCCTCCGAGATGCGCGCTGCCGTCTCCCGCTCCACCCTGGGCATGCAGCAGCCGTCAATCCAACGAGGGGGATCAGGACAAGGGCAGGACAAGTTGTCTCCAGGGGCTGGTGACAATGCCCAAGGCTGGAGAGAGTCATCTCAACGCAGCCCTCACCCTGAGCTGCTCGGGATGACCTACCCATCCCCATCACCCAAGGGCCTATGGGGAGCAAAGTTCTGCCCTCCAGCAGCCTCTTCCAGCCCCAACACCAAAAAACCTCCCTAGCAGCAGCTCCATGGCCATGGTCTTTGGCCCAAACCCCATGGAGGAAGAGTGGTACATCCCATTGGTCCCCCCGTTGCATAGCCTTGGCCATCAGCCTGGGAGAGCACTCACTTTTGTTTCTCTCGCAGCCTTTTTGGTATCACCTCTTCAGGTGTCCACGTGTCCTGCAGCCAGAAGAACAACATCAGGAGCTGGACAAGGATCTGGCTGGGACGCAGACCCCTTGTCCCCTTTCCAACTGGCCACTGCATCCAGCTTGGTCCAGCACCACTCACCGGGTCCACGAAGGGGATGCTGAAGATGTCATAACTGAAGAAGAGCAGCTCCTTCTCCATCAGGCTTCGCTGGCGGTACGCCTGGATCTCCTGTGATGAGGGGCAGAGGGACCAGGTGAGGGCACGGCATGAGGGTTCTGGAAAGACCCCGAGCGAGGGCAGGAGGGTGCAGCGTTTACATCATTCCCACGGTCCTTGCGCCGGACCCGCAGCCCTGGTTTCCTAGTCCCTCTGGCAGCCGGGAAGCAAGTGGCTTTCCCCATCCTGCACGAACTTCCCTGTCCTGTGTGGATGAACCCTGGGGAGAGGACGGGGGAGACAGAGGCACGTGCGTGTCCCTCCTGCGGGAAGCTCTTTAGAAGCAgattcccttccctgctccagctgacgTGGGGCAGAGACCTCCATCCCTGCCTACCACCTCCCAGGCAGCACCTGAGCATCTGGATCCAGCTATTTTGAAGCCAAATCCTCTCCTTTTTAAGCAATTTCACTTCAGTTGTAGAAGTCTGTAGCAGAGGTGGGCTCAGAGCCTCCTAAAAAGCCTGTCCGTCTGCCTCTCACAGACCTCTCCCACAAGAGCTGGTCCATTTGTGCAAGTCATCAGGCCTTCACTTGGCCAAAGATATTTTGCCAGTGATGTTTTTCAGTCTCTCAGCTATTTTTCAGCTTGTTGGGTCTTGCATCTATCCATTCCTCTCCACCTTGCCACCGAAGGGTGGCTGGACCAGAGCAAACCCGACCAGAGCAGACCCCAAAACCTCTGCAGAGGTCCCCAAGGAGGGGAGAAGATGTCCCTTGAAcagctcagcccagccagtTGCTCACCTCTCGGGGTTGGATGGGTCCTGCTAGGTTTTCCCCCAGGACGGCGGTGTAATAGGCCAAATTCTGGTTCATCACCTCATCGTTTGGGAAGAAGAGCAAATAGGTTTTGGCGCATTCAATGGCTTTTTCGTAATTCCCgtctgcaaagagaaatgggGCTGTTAACAGCACATCCAAGAGCATCAGAGACAGAGCAAACACGGATATGGAGGAGAAACAAGAGAAAGTCATCATTGTTCTCCAAAGGGTCTCCCAAGCAGGGCAGATACCCTGGAGCAAAGATAACTGCTGCcacaaaggcaaaaattaagAGTCTGAGGTGCTATCCTGCCTCCAGAAACCACCTCACCAGAAATCAGGGCCACTGCTTGGGTAGTTTTCTTGCTTGGACTACATCTTGAAGCCTATTTCCAGGCAGCAAGACCCAACCATTTCCAGGCTAACCTGCAATTTTCAGCCACTTAATCACCCTGACCCACTTTCATGCAAAGGATCACAGCCTTTCAATCTTCTTGGacttcatcttttttccctccttttggAGAAATTTGCACAGAAACAGTTTAGATTTTTCTAAGGAggtgaataaaaaataaagtaaaatggGGTATATTTGCCTGGGTTATAACTAACAGTTCTGGAGGGGGAGGGTGCCTCTGTGGTTTGGAGCAAGATGTGGATAGctggcaggagagaaaaaaaaaaaaaaaggttctctAGGCTGTTATTTCACTTGGAAAGCAAAGCTGCCCGGGAATTGAGCATCTAAAGCGACAGGGAGGGTTACTGCAGTGAGGCTCAGCGAGATCCAGATCTCCTGCAGAACATTTCAGGCTGGAGGAGCAtgcctgtgtgaacctcatgaagttcaacaaggtcaAGTGGAAGGTCCTCCACCAGTATCAGTAAAGAGATGGGTttagagcagccctgtggagaaggacttggagatactggtggatgaaaaattggacatgagccggcaacgtgtgctcgcagcccagaaagccaaccgtatcctgggctgcatcacaagaAGTGTGGCCAGAAGGTCCAGGGAGGTGATgctccccctctactccactctcacGGGATCCCACCTTGGAgcactgcgtccagctctggggtccaCAGCACAAGGAGGACATGGACCCGTtagagcgggtccagaggaggccacgaAAATGGTgagagggatggaacacctctatgaaggaaggctgagagagttgggattgttGAGCCTGGAGAcgagaaggctccagggagaccttcttgcagcctttccatatataaagggggcttgcaagaaagatggagacaaCTTTTTACCAAGGcttgtagtgacaggacaaggggcaatggttttaaactgaaagggggtAGGTTTAGGTTGGTCATAAGGAGGAAATTTTCTATGATGAGGGTGGCaagacactggcacaggttgcccagagaagttacGGATGCCCCATCACTGGGAGCGTTCAAGGTCAGGgtggacggggctctgagcaacctcatctagtGCAAGATGTCCCTGCATCttgggttggactagatgatgtttgaaggtcccttcccaacccaaaccattctgcgAGTATGATTTCTGCCCGTGAAAAAAGGCCCCTGCAGAGCATGATGTCCAGCACAGACAGCCAATGGAGGACGGGGCAACGAGCTGCTTACTGTTGTAGTAGGCAAACTGGAGGTAGTTGAAGTGCGAGGGCAGGAAATCCTCCAAAGGCTTCTCCCGGCCGGGCTGCGAGGCCAGCTCTGTAACGCAGCCCTGCTTGCAGCTTAGCACCTGCATGTAGTGATCTGGTGGAGAAAAACCCCATGTCACTGCTTGTGG contains:
- the CLDN19 gene encoding claudin-19, whose amino-acid sequence is MGGGARELAGYLAGLGGWVAALAAAVLPQWRQSSYAGDAIITAVGLHEGLWMSCAAQSTGQVQCRLHDSLLSLDVHIQTSRALMVISLLLGFFGIIVSVVGMKCTKVGEEDPITKSRIAVAGGILFVLSGLCTLAAVSLYATQVTYEFFRESTVPINARYEFGSALFVGWGAASLTVLGGSLLCCSCPAKERRGQQYYRQSQPSTTREPPIKMSSSPIRGEQCL
- the P3H1 gene encoding prolyl 3-hydroxylase 1 — encoded protein: MALPALLLPPLVLLVLLARAATPPEPEPGPAPADLPLPAQPPDALFAAGAEAYARGDWPSVVLQMERALRARAAVRSRLVRCRLHCANATAGPAEGADPQLEPVLRDLLFFRGLLRRAACLRGCGPAAPSRYRLGDELDREFSKRSPYNYLQVAYFKMNRPAQAAAAAHTFFVANPGHQEMRQNLEYYQAMAGVREDDFTDLEAKPHLSEFRLGVRFYTEEQPAAAILHLEKALEEYFVADAECRALCEGPYDYEGYNYLEYNADLFQAITDHYMQVLSCKQGCVTELASQPGREKPLEDFLPSHFNYLQFAYYNNGNYEKAIECAKTYLLFFPNDEVMNQNLAYYTAVLGENLAGPIQPREEIQAYRQRSLMEKELLFFSYDIFSIPFVDPDTWTPEEVIPKRLREKQKVERETAARISEEIGNLMKEIETLVEEKAKESADMSKFIREGGPLVYEGASVTMNSKTLNGSQRVVVDGVLSAEECRELQRLTNAAASAGDGYRGKTSPHTPSETFYGVTVLKALKLGQEGKVPLQSAYLYYNVTEKVRHMMESYFRLEVPLHFSYSHLVCRTAIDEKQEGRSDNSHEVHVDNCILNAEALVCVKEPPAYTFRDYSAILYLNGDFEGGAFYFTELDAKTETAEVQPQCGRAVGFSSGSENPHGVKAVTKGQRCAIALWFTLDPRHSERERVQADDLVKMLFSAEEGDLLPETEPEQEPPAAVAGGKDEL